The Cellulomonas fulva genome includes a window with the following:
- a CDS encoding phosphotransferase, giving the protein MPRSPLALAALATVAVPGLDAYDVRRPAHPGTDFDIAVVVDAARRRWVVRAPVHPAAGAALEAEVELLDALGTASDAGTLPCAVPRPVGFAHLPEGGRAAVHAEIPGRSLDVAQLVPGPGLCASLGRAIAAVHELPTSVVENAGLPVYDAEAYRARRQAEVDEAARTGKVPPTLLRRWEERLEDVALWRFRPTVVHGDLTNERILVRDGEVSGILHWGDACVADPADDLSWLLVAAPPEAADSILEAYQLRRTELLDPHLTDRALLAGELALARWLLYGVRSGNDDVVADAVEMLVELDEHTRPTWDDEAATAPIATVTASYA; this is encoded by the coding sequence GTGCCTCGATCCCCGCTCGCCCTCGCCGCCCTGGCCACCGTGGCCGTCCCCGGCCTGGACGCCTACGACGTGCGACGTCCCGCCCACCCGGGCACGGACTTCGACATCGCGGTCGTCGTGGACGCGGCGCGTCGTCGGTGGGTGGTCCGGGCGCCCGTCCACCCCGCGGCCGGCGCCGCGCTCGAGGCCGAGGTCGAGCTGCTCGACGCGCTGGGCACCGCGAGCGACGCGGGCACCCTGCCGTGCGCGGTGCCGCGTCCCGTCGGCTTCGCGCACCTCCCGGAGGGCGGCCGCGCGGCCGTGCACGCCGAGATCCCGGGCCGCTCGCTCGACGTCGCGCAGCTGGTCCCCGGCCCGGGCCTGTGCGCCTCGCTGGGGCGGGCGATCGCCGCGGTGCACGAGCTGCCGACGAGCGTCGTCGAGAACGCCGGGCTGCCCGTGTACGACGCCGAGGCCTACCGCGCCCGGCGCCAGGCCGAGGTCGACGAGGCCGCCCGCACCGGCAAGGTGCCGCCGACGCTCCTGCGCCGCTGGGAGGAGCGCCTCGAGGACGTGGCGCTGTGGCGGTTCCGCCCGACCGTGGTGCACGGAGACCTCACCAACGAGCGCATCCTCGTCCGCGACGGCGAGGTCAGCGGCATCCTGCACTGGGGCGACGCCTGCGTGGCGGACCCGGCCGACGACCTCTCGTGGCTGCTCGTCGCCGCCCCGCCCGAGGCCGCCGACTCGATCCTCGAGGCGTACCAGCTGCGCCGCACCGAGCTGCTCGACCCGCACCTGACCGACCGCGCGCTGCTCGCGGGCGAGCTCGCGCTCGCCCGGTGGCTCCTGTACGGCGTGCGCTCGGGCAACGACGACGTGGTCGCGGACGCGGTCGAGATGCTCGTCGAGCTCGACGAGCACACGCGGCCGACCTGGGACGACGAGGCCGCCACCGCGCCGATCGCGACGGTCACCGCGTCCTACGCCTGA
- a CDS encoding WhiB family transcriptional regulator: MRLTTLLDAHQGGSALARSTETTDDRRTFDELVADLMPCRNNDPELWFAEQTAQVEQAKALCRECPLMAGCLAGALERQEPWGVWGGEVFIGGVVVPTKRGRGRPRKHPVV, encoded by the coding sequence GTGCGGCTCACGACGCTGCTCGACGCTCATCAGGGCGGATCTGCCCTCGCGCGCAGCACCGAGACCACCGACGACCGACGGACGTTCGACGAGCTCGTCGCCGACCTCATGCCGTGCCGGAACAACGACCCGGAGCTCTGGTTCGCCGAGCAGACCGCGCAGGTCGAGCAGGCGAAGGCCCTCTGCCGCGAGTGCCCGCTCATGGCCGGCTGCCTCGCGGGCGCGCTCGAGCGGCAGGAGCCGTGGGGCGTGTGGGGCGGCGAGGTCTTCATCGGCGGCGTGGTCGTCCCCACCAAGCGTGGCCGGGGTCGTCCGCGCAAGCACCCGGTCGTCTGA
- a CDS encoding ATP-dependent DNA helicase produces MTTAEAVVATADGTAASVPLVGAVRIAQLMGRDLPTEEQRAIIEAPLRPALVVAGAGSGKTETMAARVVWLVANGLVEPAQVLGLTFTRKAAGELADRVRRRLRLLARAAGEQGVVLAGRASLEDDVLGGRPTISTYNAYAASLVRDHALRLGIEPSARLLGEAAQWQLASEVVESWQEDLGTGSAVSTVVEAVLALSGALAEHLRGPGEARAAIERIVEELRATPPGTPPRPPYAEVKKLIGSLEERARLMDVVAAYVERKRAMEAIDFGDQVSLAARLAVEVPEVAVAERARFAVVLLDEYQDTSYAQLTLLSALFGAGHPVVAVGDPHQSIYGWRGASAGGLERFPTTFRQPASEGGGPADVLALSTSWRNDRAVLAAANRVAAPLRAGATRVDVPELAARPGAGTGTVHGRFVDSVELEAQEVADFVAERWRPAAPGQERVTAAVLCRKRSQFGALRHALRARGLPVEVVGLGGLLSTPEVVDVVAALQAAYDPLRGDALVRLLTGARTRLGAADLHALAAWAAELAGLRSGRDRRAGVELDAIDERSLVDALDDLPRPGWRSVSGRSLTDEGRRRLLELAGLLRTLRAHAYLAVPDLVVEAERLLGLDIEVAARPGAGVGRARAALDAFRDVAVDFARGVDAPTLGGFLSWLEAADARENGLELPVSEPDPDAVQLITIHAAKGLEWDVVAVAGLVDGVLPATATQGKDGPKDSAWLVGLGSFPYPLRGDHADLPQLEHAGAESAKELEERRREFVLAAGEHEVAEERRLAYVALTRARHDLLLTGAWWGTGKTARKPSTFLLELVEAGLVADDAWDDEPVPGAANPAEGAVTAALWPVDPFATENGPGRRAAVERAAGWVRAATSDAALADPGALRPAERSLWEQRAERLLEERDRAGGSADAVELPSHLSASALVRLGADPEEYARGLRRPVPAEPSGRARLGTRFHAWVEGFYGRATLVDLDALPGADDAEDSLADPAEDALREAFLASSWAARRPVDVEADVETPVAGYVLRSRIDAVFPALPGELGPIGDDIDGEIDGELDDEPDGELDDEPDGVVVVDWKTGAPPRDDASRAAREIQLAVYRLAWSRWSGLPLDRVGAAFHYVAANETVRPRTLLGEAEIEALLLRVAPAAASDEVTDETTTEVSS; encoded by the coding sequence ATGACGACGGCGGAGGCCGTGGTGGCGACCGCGGACGGTACGGCCGCCTCCGTGCCGCTCGTCGGAGCGGTGCGGATCGCCCAGCTCATGGGCCGCGACCTGCCGACCGAGGAGCAGCGCGCGATCATCGAGGCGCCGCTGCGCCCCGCGCTCGTCGTCGCCGGCGCCGGGTCGGGCAAGACCGAGACCATGGCGGCGCGCGTGGTCTGGCTGGTCGCGAACGGCTTGGTCGAGCCCGCGCAGGTGCTCGGTCTCACGTTCACGCGCAAGGCGGCCGGCGAGCTCGCGGACCGGGTGCGCCGGCGGCTGCGGCTGCTGGCCCGGGCGGCCGGCGAGCAGGGCGTCGTGCTCGCGGGACGCGCGTCCCTCGAGGACGACGTGCTGGGCGGACGTCCGACCATCTCGACGTACAACGCGTATGCCGCCTCGCTGGTGCGGGACCACGCGCTGCGGCTCGGCATCGAGCCGTCGGCGCGGCTGCTGGGCGAGGCCGCGCAGTGGCAGCTCGCGAGCGAGGTCGTCGAGTCGTGGCAGGAGGACCTCGGCACGGGCTCCGCCGTCTCGACGGTCGTCGAGGCCGTGCTCGCGCTGTCCGGGGCGCTCGCCGAGCACCTGCGCGGTCCCGGCGAGGCCCGCGCGGCGATCGAGCGCATCGTCGAGGAGCTGCGCGCGACGCCGCCAGGCACGCCCCCGCGCCCGCCGTACGCCGAGGTCAAGAAGCTGATCGGCTCGCTCGAGGAGCGCGCCCGGCTGATGGACGTGGTCGCGGCGTACGTCGAGCGCAAGCGGGCCATGGAGGCGATCGACTTCGGGGACCAGGTGAGCCTCGCGGCACGGCTGGCGGTCGAGGTCCCCGAGGTCGCGGTCGCGGAGCGCGCGCGGTTCGCCGTCGTGCTGCTGGACGAGTACCAGGACACCTCCTACGCGCAGCTGACGCTGCTGTCGGCGCTCTTCGGGGCCGGCCACCCGGTAGTCGCGGTGGGGGACCCGCACCAGTCGATCTACGGGTGGCGGGGAGCGAGCGCCGGCGGCCTCGAGCGGTTCCCGACGACGTTCCGCCAGCCGGCGTCGGAGGGCGGAGGACCGGCCGACGTGCTCGCGCTCTCGACGTCCTGGCGCAACGACCGCGCGGTGCTCGCAGCCGCGAACCGGGTCGCGGCGCCGCTGCGTGCCGGGGCGACGCGGGTCGACGTGCCGGAGCTCGCCGCGCGCCCGGGTGCCGGCACCGGCACCGTGCACGGACGGTTCGTGGACTCGGTGGAGCTGGAGGCGCAGGAGGTCGCGGACTTCGTCGCCGAGCGGTGGCGACCGGCGGCGCCGGGCCAGGAGCGGGTGACGGCGGCGGTGCTCTGCCGCAAGCGGTCCCAGTTCGGAGCGCTGCGGCACGCGCTGCGCGCTCGGGGGCTGCCGGTCGAGGTCGTCGGGCTCGGTGGGCTGCTCTCGACGCCCGAGGTCGTGGACGTCGTGGCGGCGCTGCAGGCGGCGTACGACCCGCTGCGCGGCGACGCGCTGGTGCGGCTCCTGACCGGGGCACGCACCCGGCTCGGCGCGGCGGACCTGCACGCCCTCGCGGCGTGGGCCGCGGAGCTCGCCGGCCTGCGCTCGGGCCGCGACCGGCGTGCCGGCGTCGAGCTCGACGCGATCGACGAGCGCAGCCTGGTCGACGCGCTGGACGACCTGCCGCGCCCCGGCTGGCGCAGCGTGTCCGGGCGCTCCCTGACGGACGAGGGACGGCGCCGCCTGCTCGAGCTCGCCGGCCTGCTCCGCACGCTGCGCGCGCACGCCTACCTCGCGGTGCCGGACCTGGTCGTGGAGGCCGAGCGGCTCCTGGGCCTGGACATCGAGGTCGCCGCGCGGCCCGGTGCGGGCGTCGGACGGGCGCGAGCGGCGCTCGACGCCTTCCGGGACGTCGCGGTCGACTTCGCGCGCGGGGTCGACGCGCCGACGCTGGGCGGTTTCCTGTCCTGGCTCGAGGCCGCCGACGCACGCGAGAACGGCCTCGAGCTCCCGGTGAGCGAGCCGGACCCGGACGCGGTGCAGCTCATCACCATCCACGCCGCCAAGGGGCTCGAGTGGGACGTCGTGGCCGTGGCCGGGCTGGTGGACGGCGTGCTGCCCGCCACCGCGACGCAGGGCAAGGACGGGCCGAAGGACTCGGCGTGGCTCGTGGGGCTCGGGTCGTTCCCGTACCCGTTGCGCGGCGACCACGCCGACCTGCCGCAGCTCGAGCACGCCGGGGCGGAGAGCGCGAAGGAGCTCGAGGAGCGGCGCCGCGAGTTCGTCCTGGCCGCCGGTGAGCACGAGGTGGCGGAGGAGCGTCGCCTGGCCTACGTCGCGCTCACCCGGGCGCGGCACGACCTGCTCCTGACCGGGGCGTGGTGGGGGACGGGCAAGACCGCCCGGAAGCCCTCGACCTTCCTGCTCGAGCTCGTCGAGGCCGGACTGGTCGCCGACGACGCCTGGGACGACGAGCCGGTGCCGGGCGCAGCGAACCCGGCGGAGGGCGCGGTCACCGCCGCGCTGTGGCCGGTGGACCCGTTCGCCACGGAGAACGGCCCGGGGCGCCGGGCGGCGGTCGAGCGGGCCGCGGGCTGGGTGCGCGCGGCGACCTCCGACGCGGCGCTCGCAGATCCCGGGGCGCTGCGACCCGCCGAGCGCTCGTTGTGGGAGCAGCGGGCGGAGCGGCTGCTCGAGGAGCGGGACCGGGCGGGCGGATCAGCCGACGCGGTCGAGCTGCCCTCCCACCTGTCGGCCTCGGCGCTCGTGCGACTGGGGGCCGACCCGGAGGAGTACGCGCGGGGGCTGCGCCGGCCCGTGCCGGCAGAGCCCTCGGGTCGCGCGCGCCTCGGCACGCGCTTCCACGCCTGGGTGGAGGGCTTCTACGGCCGCGCCACGCTGGTGGACCTCGACGCGCTGCCGGGCGCCGACGACGCGGAGGACTCGCTCGCGGACCCCGCCGAGGACGCGCTGCGCGAGGCGTTCCTGGCGTCGTCCTGGGCCGCGCGCCGGCCGGTCGACGTGGAGGCGGACGTCGAGACCCCGGTCGCGGGCTACGTCCTGCGCTCCCGCATCGACGCCGTCTTCCCGGCCCTCCCCGGCGAGCTCGGCCCGATCGGGGACGACATCGACGGCGAGATCGACGGCGAGCTCGACGACGAGCCCGACGGCGAGCTCGACGACGAGCCCGACGGCGTCGTGGTCGTCGACTGGAAGACGGGGGCCCCGCCGCGTGACGACGCGTCGCGCGCGGCACGGGAGATCCAGCTGGCGGTGTACCGGCTGGCCTGGTCGCGGTGGAGCGGCCTCCCGCTCGACCGCGTGGGCGCGGCGTTCCACTACGTGGCGGCGAACGAGACGGTCCGCCCGCGCACGCTGTTGGGCGAGGCCGAGATCGAGGCGCTGCTGCTGCGCGTCGCCCCCGCGGCCGCGTCGGACGAGGTGACGGACGAGACGACGACCGAGGTGTCGAGCTGA
- the nudC gene encoding NAD(+) diphosphatase has product MRSDELPLARSAVDRAATSREPGGLARALADPGTRVVAVRDGAVLVDEPGGALVELAVGDLAHGGDEDWLLLGEEQGRTVLARRFAPVTAPPARGSSSDVAVHRPPAGAGASVPPAGVPGRPDVPDAASTGATWASLRVVGATLSPRDAGLATTAVALDQWHQRHPRCPRCGAPTDVVQAGWVRRCREDGSEHYPRTDPAVIMAVVDDRDRILLGHAAAWPEGRYSTLAGFVESGESLESAVRREVAEETGVRIGDVEYRGSQPWPFPASLMVGFVAHALTTEVQVDGTEVTHARWFTRQELRDAVVAGQVVAPGRTSIARALVEDWLGDRLPEPADPALAWR; this is encoded by the coding sequence GTGAGGTCCGACGAGCTCCCCCTGGCGCGCAGCGCCGTCGACCGTGCCGCGACGAGCCGGGAGCCGGGCGGGCTCGCCCGGGCGCTCGCGGACCCGGGCACCCGCGTGGTCGCCGTGCGGGACGGTGCGGTGCTGGTCGACGAGCCGGGCGGGGCGCTGGTCGAGCTCGCCGTGGGTGACCTCGCGCACGGCGGCGACGAGGACTGGCTGCTGCTGGGCGAGGAGCAGGGCCGGACGGTCCTCGCGCGCCGGTTCGCTCCGGTGACCGCCCCGCCCGCGCGCGGCTCGTCGTCGGACGTGGCGGTCCACCGGCCACCCGCGGGCGCCGGCGCGTCCGTCCCGCCGGCCGGGGTGCCGGGCCGGCCGGACGTCCCCGACGCGGCGTCGACCGGCGCGACGTGGGCGTCGCTGCGCGTGGTGGGCGCGACCCTGAGCCCGCGCGACGCGGGGCTGGCGACCACCGCGGTGGCGCTCGACCAGTGGCACCAGCGGCACCCGCGCTGCCCGCGGTGCGGCGCACCCACCGACGTGGTGCAGGCGGGCTGGGTGCGGCGGTGCCGCGAGGACGGCTCGGAGCACTACCCGCGCACCGATCCCGCGGTGATCATGGCGGTCGTCGACGACCGGGACCGGATCCTGCTGGGGCACGCGGCGGCGTGGCCCGAGGGGCGCTACTCGACGCTCGCCGGGTTCGTGGAGTCGGGGGAGTCGCTCGAGTCCGCGGTGCGCCGCGAGGTGGCCGAGGAGACGGGCGTGCGCATCGGCGACGTCGAGTACCGGGGGAGCCAGCCGTGGCCGTTCCCCGCGTCGCTCATGGTCGGCTTCGTCGCGCACGCGCTGACCACCGAGGTGCAGGTGGACGGCACCGAGGTGACCCACGCGCGGTGGTTCACCCGGCAGGAGCTACGGGACGCGGTGGTCGCCGGGCAGGTGGTCGCGCCCGGGCGCACGTCGATCGCGCGCGCCCTGGTGGAGGACTGGCTGGGCGACCGCCTGCCGGAGCCGGCGGACCCGGCGCTCGCCTGGCGCTAG
- a CDS encoding ATP-dependent helicase, which translates to MSPDDLLAALDPEQRAVATALRGPVCVLAGAGTGKTRAVTHRVAYGIRSGVYRPDHVLAVTFTARAAGEMRTRLRELGAAGVQARTFHAAALRQLGYFWPKVVGGAVPRLVEAKAQLVAEAARRVGLPGDRTAVRDLAAELEWAKVSLVAPDDYAKAVGALDRVVPGGHDASALARLMTSYEQVKDERGVIDFEDVLLLLAAMLAERQDVAATVRDQYRHFVVDEYQDVSPLQQYLLDQWLGGRHELCVVGDPSQTIYSFAGATPHHLMSFTRAHPGAQVVRLVRDYRSTPQVVELANRVIAAAPSGPGAVAPLELRAQRAAGPEVRWAAYADDEAEAAGVAAAAARLVADGVPVTQVAVLYRTNAQSEALEEALASAGVAYQVRGGERFFARRDVREAIVFLRGGARAADPDVPLPVAARDLLRNAGWTEQAPATRGAARDKWEALTAVARLADDVAARAAADGGAATVADLVAELDERAASQHAPAIDGVTLATLHAAKGLEWDAVFLVGLSDGLLPTSLAESGEAVAEERRLLYVGVTRAREHLHLSYARSRLPGGRPNRRASRFLEALWPGSSSRATRGAGRGTDGRTDGDGDPRTILTLAALERWREQRARELGLAPGRILATHVLRSVAGRRPTTRAELALVPGVGAQTVATVGDEIVAAVLGAAR; encoded by the coding sequence ATGTCTCCCGACGACCTCCTCGCCGCGCTCGACCCCGAGCAGCGCGCCGTCGCCACCGCGCTGCGCGGCCCCGTGTGCGTCCTCGCCGGCGCGGGCACGGGCAAGACGCGCGCGGTGACCCACCGCGTCGCGTACGGCATCCGGTCCGGCGTCTACCGGCCGGACCACGTGCTCGCCGTGACCTTCACCGCGCGCGCGGCGGGGGAGATGCGCACCCGGCTCCGCGAGCTCGGCGCGGCGGGCGTCCAGGCGCGCACGTTCCACGCGGCGGCGCTGCGCCAGCTCGGCTACTTCTGGCCCAAGGTCGTCGGGGGCGCCGTGCCGCGGCTGGTCGAGGCGAAGGCGCAGCTGGTCGCGGAGGCCGCGCGGCGCGTCGGGCTGCCGGGGGACCGCACGGCGGTGCGTGACCTGGCGGCCGAGCTGGAGTGGGCGAAGGTCAGCCTCGTGGCGCCGGACGACTACGCGAAGGCCGTCGGGGCGCTCGACCGCGTGGTGCCCGGTGGTCACGACGCGTCCGCGCTCGCCCGGCTCATGACCTCCTACGAGCAGGTCAAGGACGAGCGCGGCGTCATCGACTTCGAGGACGTGCTGCTGCTGCTCGCGGCGATGCTCGCCGAGCGCCAGGACGTGGCCGCCACGGTGCGTGACCAGTACCGCCACTTCGTCGTCGACGAGTACCAGGACGTCAGCCCGCTCCAGCAGTACCTGCTGGACCAGTGGCTCGGCGGACGCCACGAGCTGTGCGTCGTGGGCGACCCGAGCCAGACGATCTACTCGTTCGCGGGCGCCACGCCGCACCACCTGATGTCCTTCACCCGCGCCCACCCCGGCGCGCAGGTGGTCCGGCTGGTGCGCGACTACCGCTCGACGCCCCAGGTCGTCGAGCTGGCGAACCGGGTGATCGCGGCCGCGCCGTCCGGTCCCGGGGCGGTCGCGCCGCTCGAGCTGCGCGCGCAGCGCGCCGCGGGTCCGGAGGTGCGCTGGGCGGCGTACGCCGACGACGAGGCCGAGGCGGCGGGGGTCGCGGCGGCCGCCGCGAGGCTCGTGGCGGACGGCGTGCCGGTGACGCAGGTTGCCGTGCTGTACCGGACCAACGCGCAGAGCGAGGCGCTCGAGGAGGCGCTGGCGTCCGCCGGAGTCGCGTACCAGGTGCGCGGCGGCGAGCGGTTCTTCGCGCGGCGGGACGTGCGTGAGGCGATCGTGTTCCTGCGCGGCGGCGCGCGGGCGGCCGACCCCGACGTGCCGCTGCCCGTCGCGGCGCGCGACCTGCTGCGCAACGCCGGCTGGACCGAGCAGGCGCCGGCGACGCGCGGAGCCGCCCGGGACAAGTGGGAGGCCCTCACCGCGGTGGCCCGGCTGGCCGACGACGTCGCTGCGCGTGCCGCGGCGGACGGCGGCGCCGCGACCGTGGCGGACCTGGTCGCCGAGCTCGACGAGCGCGCCGCGTCGCAGCACGCGCCGGCGATCGACGGCGTGACGCTCGCGACCCTGCACGCGGCCAAGGGCCTGGAGTGGGACGCCGTCTTCCTGGTGGGCCTGAGCGACGGGCTCCTGCCCACGTCGCTCGCGGAGTCCGGGGAGGCGGTGGCCGAGGAGCGCCGGCTGCTCTACGTCGGCGTGACCCGGGCGCGCGAGCACCTGCACCTGTCCTACGCGCGCTCGCGGCTGCCCGGCGGCCGGCCCAACCGTCGCGCCTCGCGCTTCCTGGAGGCCCTGTGGCCGGGCTCGTCGTCCCGGGCAACCCGGGGAGCGGGCCGGGGGACCGACGGGCGGACCGACGGGGACGGAGACCCGCGCACCATCCTCACCCTGGCCGCGCTCGAGCGGTGGCGCGAGCAGCGTGCCCGCGAGCTCGGGCTCGCGCCCGGCCGGATCCTGGCGACCCACGTCCTGCGCTCGGTCGCGGGCCGGCGCCCGACGACGCGGGCCGAGCTCGCGCTCGTCCCCGGGGTGGGCGCGCAGACGGTCGCGACGGTGGGGGACGAGATCGTGGCGGCGGTGCTCGGGGCGGCCCGCTGA
- a CDS encoding mycoredoxin, with product MSTQTPPAPGTVTMYSTTWCGYCRRLKTQLDSAGIGYTEVDIEEHPDAGELVASLNGGNRTVPTVLFPDGSAATNPSLVEVRQRLG from the coding sequence ATGAGCACGCAGACCCCGCCCGCCCCCGGCACCGTCACGATGTACTCCACCACCTGGTGCGGGTACTGCCGACGGCTCAAGACGCAGCTCGACTCCGCGGGCATCGGCTACACCGAGGTCGACATCGAGGAGCACCCCGACGCCGGGGAGCTCGTCGCGTCCCTCAACGGCGGCAACCGGACGGTGCCGACCGTGCTGTTCCCCGACGGCTCCGCGGCCACCAACCCGTCGCTCGTCGAGGTGCGCCAGCGCCTGGGCTGA